In one Fundidesulfovibrio magnetotacticus genomic region, the following are encoded:
- a CDS encoding TolC family protein, whose product MRAIPLFLLLTLAAACAPVRPEADFGKVSDIAQERLGQRPLWRLTPEDEAFARAEVQAVLSRGVGQREAVRLALFNNAGVQARFEEIGAARADVVQAGLPRNPSLGVLLGFPLFQGGPLAALAAQAMVSISDLAEVKDRTAKAQAELERDILLVGKAAMDAARDARLAWLECAYAQRAEALARDVARRAEKLSAEAARYRNFGLADEGRVAALEAAAAKAALEVSALRSRAAVAKARLGRAMGLEGAQSFELAEEAADKSEPLPDRDVAVAYAVEHSLEALAARHALDAARSGRALEGVRWLKDFEIGAGYDYDIEGNRTLGPMASLKLPLFDRNQAQRARADYLVRRAQRLAEDARSEAAEHALRALEEASLARERAEALSSRVLPPSERAAAWAARYARAMQLSDLEALHAELDLLRARLEHNEALKEERQALVRLEHALGGPVGARP is encoded by the coding sequence ATGCGCGCCATCCCCCTGTTCCTCCTGCTCACGCTCGCGGCCGCGTGCGCCCCGGTGCGCCCGGAGGCCGATTTCGGCAAGGTCTCGGACATCGCCCAGGAGCGCCTGGGCCAGCGCCCCCTCTGGCGGCTGACCCCCGAGGACGAGGCCTTCGCCCGGGCCGAGGTCCAGGCCGTTCTTTCACGTGGCGTGGGCCAGCGCGAGGCCGTGCGTCTGGCGCTCTTCAACAACGCCGGGGTGCAGGCCCGTTTCGAGGAGATCGGCGCGGCCCGGGCCGACGTGGTGCAGGCCGGACTGCCGCGCAACCCCTCGCTGGGGGTTCTGCTGGGCTTTCCGCTGTTCCAGGGCGGTCCCTTGGCCGCGCTGGCGGCCCAGGCCATGGTCTCGATCTCGGACCTGGCCGAGGTGAAGGACCGCACGGCCAAGGCCCAGGCGGAGCTTGAGCGCGACATCCTCCTGGTGGGCAAGGCGGCCATGGACGCGGCGCGCGACGCGCGCCTGGCCTGGCTGGAGTGCGCCTACGCCCAGCGCGCGGAGGCGCTGGCCCGGGACGTGGCCCGGCGCGCGGAGAAGCTTTCGGCCGAGGCGGCGCGCTACCGGAATTTCGGGCTGGCCGATGAGGGGCGCGTGGCCGCCCTGGAGGCTGCGGCGGCAAAAGCCGCGCTGGAGGTTTCCGCCTTGCGCTCGCGGGCGGCGGTGGCCAAGGCGCGCCTGGGGCGGGCCATGGGCCTGGAGGGGGCGCAGTCCTTCGAACTGGCCGAGGAGGCGGCCGACAAGTCCGAGCCCCTGCCGGATCGGGACGTCGCCGTGGCTTACGCCGTGGAGCACAGCCTGGAGGCGCTGGCCGCGCGCCACGCCCTGGATGCCGCGCGCAGCGGGCGCGCGCTGGAGGGCGTGCGCTGGCTCAAGGACTTCGAGATCGGCGCGGGCTACGACTACGACATCGAGGGCAACCGGACCCTTGGCCCCATGGCCTCGCTGAAGCTTCCGCTCTTCGACCGCAACCAGGCACAGCGGGCCAGGGCGGACTACCTGGTGCGCCGCGCGCAGCGTCTGGCCGAGGACGCGCGGAGCGAGGCTGCCGAGCACGCGCTGCGCGCGCTGGAGGAGGCCTCCCTGGCCAGGGAGCGGGCCGAGGCGTTGTCGTCGCGGGTGCTGCCACCCTCGGAGCGGGCAGCGGCGTGGGCCGCGCGCTACGCCCGGGCCATGCAGCTCTCCGACCTGGAGGCCCTGCACGCGGAACTGGACCTGCTGCGCGCCCGGCTGGAGCACAACGAGGCCCTCAAGGAGGAGCGCCAGGCCCTGGTGCGCCTGGAGCACGCCCTGGGCGGGCCGGTGGGCGCGCGGCCGTAG
- a CDS encoding ribonuclease J — MSRDVTLYPLGGLGEIGMNCLGVGCGDSLVLVDCGLMFPEDYLFGVDVVIPRFDFILARKEHLKAIVLTHGHEDHIGALPWLLPYVDAPIYGSPFTLALVSKKLEEHDLLKFADLRPVEKNDRVQIGPFAFNFFQVCHSIVHSYGLGIETPVGRFVHTGDFKIDRYPLDGHLTDLDAFTRFADPGVLCMLSDSTNVEREGFALTEMEIKQSLAEIFRKAEGRIIITLFSSHIQRMQEIFDLAHDTGKRVAVSGKSLSNNIDIARDLGYLRMPTGVWASMDELAGLPPGKSVLMVTGSQGEPLSALSRLATGEHRQLKIRPGDLVLMSSRFIPGNIRAIHKLIDKLYRLGAEVLYERVQAIHASGHAHREELSIMLGAVRPKFFIPVHGEFRHLVKHRRLALEHGVAPERALIIEDGQPVTFLAEGGIRLEDPILVEQVYVDGKGVGDVGQTVLKERQLLAGEGMVIVMIVQDEKTGEIMIGPNLISKGFVFEQQYSHVLEDAKCVILDTVDTVPPGNADKLKERIRSSLRRFFRKVLDRDPVVVPLVITL, encoded by the coding sequence ATGAGCCGAGACGTCACCCTCTACCCCCTGGGCGGCCTGGGCGAGATCGGCATGAACTGCCTGGGAGTGGGCTGCGGCGACTCCCTCGTCCTGGTGGACTGCGGCCTCATGTTCCCCGAGGACTACCTCTTCGGCGTGGACGTGGTGATCCCCCGCTTCGACTTCATCCTGGCCCGCAAGGAACACCTCAAGGCCATCGTGCTCACCCACGGCCACGAAGACCACATCGGCGCGCTGCCCTGGCTGCTCCCCTACGTGGACGCCCCCATCTACGGCTCGCCCTTCACCCTGGCCCTGGTCTCCAAGAAGCTCGAGGAGCACGACCTGCTCAAGTTCGCCGACCTGCGCCCCGTGGAAAAGAACGACCGCGTGCAGATCGGCCCCTTCGCCTTCAATTTCTTCCAGGTCTGCCACTCCATCGTGCACAGCTACGGCCTGGGCATCGAGACCCCCGTGGGACGCTTCGTCCACACCGGCGACTTCAAGATCGACCGCTACCCCCTGGACGGACACCTCACCGACCTCGACGCCTTCACCCGCTTCGCCGACCCCGGCGTGCTCTGCATGCTCTCGGACTCCACCAACGTGGAGCGCGAGGGCTTCGCCCTCACCGAAATGGAGATCAAGCAGTCCCTGGCCGAAATCTTCCGCAAGGCCGAGGGGCGCATCATCATCACGCTCTTCTCCAGCCACATCCAGCGCATGCAGGAGATCTTCGACCTGGCCCACGACACCGGCAAGCGCGTGGCCGTCTCCGGCAAGAGCCTGTCCAACAACATCGACATCGCCCGCGACCTGGGCTACCTGCGCATGCCCACCGGCGTCTGGGCCTCCATGGACGAGCTGGCCGGGCTGCCCCCGGGAAAGAGCGTGCTCATGGTCACCGGCTCCCAGGGCGAGCCCCTCTCCGCCCTCTCGCGCCTGGCCACCGGCGAGCACCGCCAGCTGAAGATCCGCCCCGGCGACCTGGTGCTCATGAGCTCGCGCTTCATCCCCGGCAACATCCGCGCCATCCACAAGCTCATCGACAAGCTCTACCGCCTGGGCGCGGAAGTGCTCTACGAGCGCGTCCAGGCCATCCACGCCTCGGGACACGCCCACCGCGAGGAGCTCTCCATCATGCTGGGCGCGGTGCGGCCCAAGTTCTTCATCCCCGTGCACGGCGAGTTCCGACACCTCGTCAAGCACCGCCGCCTCGCCCTGGAACACGGCGTGGCCCCCGAACGCGCCCTGATCATCGAGGACGGCCAACCCGTCACCTTCCTGGCCGAAGGCGGCATCCGCCTGGAAGACCCCATCCTCGTGGAACAGGTCTACGTGGACGGCAAGGGCGTGGGCGACGTGGGACAGACCGTGCTCAAGGAGCGCCAGCTCCTGGCCGGCGAAGGCATGGTCATCGTCATGATCGTGCAGGACGAGAAGACCGGCGAGATCATGATCGGACCCAACCTGATCTCCAAGGGCTTCGTCTTCGAACAGCAGTACTCCCACGTGCTCGAAGACGCCAAATGCGTGATCCTCGACACCGTGGACACCGTGCCCCCGGGCAACGCCGACAAGCTCAAGGAGCGCATCCGCTCCTCCCTGCGCCGCTTCTTCCGCAAGGTGCTCGACCGCGACCCCGTGGTGGTGCCCCTGGTGATCACGCTGTAA
- a CDS encoding lysophospholipid acyltransferase family protein: MVHARKILFLITFPVLTAIVSCLCWLMAPLGTNARPAHAIQCAWARLGLLLAGVRVQADLSRLDPSSNYVFMANHQSHFDILALFAVLHRWNLRFVAKEELFKIPLFGPAMRRTGHIAILRENSRKAMRSIDEAVDAAKRGLSILIFPEGTRARTSEHLGDFKIGGMIMALKCGLPVAPLIITGTRAVLPRGATLPSPGVVRVEALEPFQPAERFTLKQREHFKDWFKGHMDQAYQERRP, translated from the coding sequence ATGGTCCACGCCCGCAAGATACTGTTCCTGATCACCTTCCCGGTGCTCACGGCCATCGTCTCCTGCCTGTGCTGGCTCATGGCGCCCCTCGGGACCAACGCCCGCCCGGCCCACGCCATTCAGTGCGCGTGGGCCAGGCTGGGCCTCCTGCTGGCGGGCGTGCGCGTGCAGGCCGACCTCTCCCGGCTCGACCCCTCCAGCAACTACGTCTTCATGGCCAACCACCAGAGCCATTTCGACATCCTGGCGCTCTTCGCCGTGCTGCACCGCTGGAACCTGCGCTTCGTGGCCAAGGAGGAACTCTTCAAGATCCCCCTCTTCGGCCCGGCCATGCGCCGCACCGGGCACATCGCCATCCTGCGCGAGAACTCCCGCAAGGCCATGCGCTCCATCGACGAGGCCGTGGACGCGGCCAAACGCGGCCTCTCGATCCTCATCTTTCCCGAAGGCACCCGCGCCCGCACCAGCGAGCACCTGGGCGACTTCAAGATCGGCGGCATGATCATGGCCCTCAAGTGCGGCCTTCCCGTGGCCCCCCTGATCATCACCGGCACACGCGCCGTGCTGCCGCGCGGGGCCACCCTGCCCTCCCCCGGAGTGGTGCGCGTCGAGGCCCTGGAGCCCTTCCAGCCCGCGGAGCGTTTCACCCTCAAGCAGCGCGAACACTTCAAGGACTGGTTCAAAGGGCACATGGACCAGGCCTATCAGGAGCGCCGCCCATGA
- a CDS encoding FlgO family outer membrane protein has product MRTALSALFFLFFHFASPARAAEPYKIAILEFDAVTAEAQKENLGRLTAEFLVTAAVNAGSFSVVERAALKKVLDEMQFGQSSDAPGSVAQAIGAMVGARGVLTGSVARTGGSVRLDARLIDVATGSIVAARSAYAKTDLRSLATAAELLVSQLAGDVARLTPPPAPPAPVPQAAPEPAPAPEKAQ; this is encoded by the coding sequence ATGCGCACAGCTCTTTCCGCGTTGTTCTTCCTGTTCTTCCACTTCGCCAGCCCCGCCCGGGCCGCCGAGCCCTACAAGATCGCCATTCTGGAGTTCGACGCCGTGACGGCCGAGGCCCAGAAGGAGAACCTGGGACGGCTCACGGCCGAGTTTCTGGTGACGGCCGCGGTCAACGCGGGCTCGTTTTCCGTGGTGGAGCGCGCGGCGCTCAAGAAGGTGCTCGACGAGATGCAGTTCGGCCAGAGCTCCGACGCGCCCGGCAGCGTGGCCCAGGCCATAGGGGCCATGGTGGGCGCGCGCGGCGTGCTCACGGGTTCGGTGGCGCGCACGGGGGGCTCCGTGCGCCTGGACGCGCGGCTCATCGACGTGGCCACGGGCAGCATCGTGGCCGCGCGCAGCGCCTACGCCAAAACCGACCTGCGCTCCCTGGCCACGGCGGCCGAACTGCTGGTGAGCCAGCTGGCGGGCGACGTGGCCCGCCTGACCCCGCCGCCCGCCCCGCCCGCTCCTGTCCCTCAGGCGGCACCCGAACCCGCGCCCGCGCCGGAGAAGGCGCAATAG
- a CDS encoding serine hydrolase produces MRKWTVLVVVLTIFSLLLSPHLVGAKSSQPEKKQARSTESASKAPAHKSSSSAKKPSKEDKKSASSKDEARHAKATAKPSKERKTAAKDAPVKEKSPKEERGSKGRKRALQAEPAPAKPVLPDSFKGEFGVATRAAMVQDMETGRVLFAQEPDVPIPPASLTKVLTLYLVNELVRDGSLKLEQSIPVSEAASHAGGSTMRLKTGEMVALDDLVKGIAIASANDGCVAVAEYLGKGDITPFVEAMNRKAKELGMTNSQFFNPNGLPHDEQVTTARDMATLASAYLKRFPESLSIHSMTEFTHNNRVRHNSNTLLGRVEGVDGLKTGFVCASGYNIVVTAKRGDTRLVAVVLGARNRRVREREATRLIEEGFKIVAAEKAASGKQVAQAH; encoded by the coding sequence ATGCGCAAGTGGACGGTGCTGGTTGTCGTACTGACCATCTTCTCCCTGCTGTTGTCCCCCCATTTGGTTGGCGCGAAATCCTCCCAGCCCGAAAAGAAACAGGCGCGTTCCACGGAAAGCGCCTCGAAGGCTCCGGCCCACAAGTCCTCGTCCTCCGCCAAGAAGCCCTCCAAGGAAGACAAGAAATCCGCCTCCTCCAAGGACGAGGCCCGGCACGCCAAGGCCACCGCGAAGCCCTCCAAGGAGCGCAAAACCGCCGCCAAGGATGCCCCGGTCAAGGAGAAATCCCCCAAGGAGGAGCGCGGCTCCAAGGGCCGCAAGCGCGCCCTGCAGGCCGAGCCCGCTCCGGCCAAGCCCGTTCTGCCGGACTCCTTCAAGGGCGAGTTCGGCGTGGCCACCAGGGCCGCCATGGTGCAGGACATGGAAACCGGACGCGTGCTCTTCGCCCAGGAACCCGACGTGCCCATCCCCCCGGCGTCGCTCACCAAGGTGCTCACGCTCTACCTGGTCAACGAACTGGTGCGCGACGGCTCCCTGAAGCTCGAGCAGTCCATCCCCGTCAGCGAGGCCGCCAGCCACGCGGGCGGCTCCACCATGCGCCTGAAGACCGGCGAGATGGTGGCCCTGGACGACCTGGTGAAAGGCATCGCCATCGCCTCGGCCAACGACGGCTGCGTGGCCGTGGCCGAATACCTGGGCAAGGGCGACATCACCCCCTTCGTGGAAGCCATGAACCGCAAGGCCAAGGAACTGGGCATGACCAATTCCCAGTTCTTCAACCCCAACGGCCTGCCCCACGACGAACAGGTGACCACCGCCCGCGACATGGCCACCCTGGCCAGCGCCTACCTCAAACGCTTCCCCGAAAGCCTCTCCATCCACTCCATGACCGAGTTCACCCACAACAACCGCGTGCGCCACAACTCCAACACCCTGCTCGGCCGGGTGGAGGGCGTGGACGGCCTGAAGACCGGCTTCGTCTGCGCCTCGGGCTACAACATCGTGGTCACGGCCAAGCGCGGCGACACGCGCCTGGTGGCCGTGGTGCTCGGGGCCAGGAACCGCCGCGTGCGCGAGCGCGAGGCCACCCGGCTCATCGAGGAGGGTTTCAAGATCGTGGCCGCCGAGAAGGCCGCCTCCGGCAAGCAGGTGGCCCAGGCCCACTAG
- a CDS encoding aldehyde dehydrogenase family protein has product MTPFKSINPATGREATSFEEHTPAQVEAILADMRNAQRCWRNFRLDERAECLRRVADNLAERAQDYARLITAEMGKPIGESLAEITRCANVCRFYADHGPAMLAPETPEGAPQGARIVHEPLGIVLAVMPWNFPFWQVLRAAAPALLAGNAFLCKHAPSVTGCSLALEEALSGVGMSDGLYRALVVRDERVAAVVEDPRVRAVSLTGSRRAGAAVAEAAGRAVKKCVLELGGSDPFIVLADADLDLAVHTAVGARFYNAGQTCISAKRFLVDRQVVREFEERLTRSVGLLKMGDPLRPETRIGPMARADLREALDRQVRGSLDMGARMILEGGPVPGEGFFYRPAVLAGVRPGMPVFEEEVFGPVASVTSVDGPGEALRLANQTRYGLGASVWTRDLALGAKLAGNIEAGNVAVNTLLKSDPRLPFGGVKDSGYGRELGRSGLLEFVNAKVLRLPPGA; this is encoded by the coding sequence ATGACACCCTTCAAGAGCATCAATCCCGCCACGGGCCGCGAGGCCACCTCCTTCGAGGAGCACACTCCCGCACAGGTGGAGGCCATTCTCGCCGACATGCGCAACGCGCAACGCTGCTGGCGCAACTTCCGCCTGGACGAGCGCGCCGAATGCCTGCGCCGCGTGGCCGACAACCTCGCGGAACGCGCGCAGGACTACGCCCGGCTCATCACCGCCGAAATGGGCAAGCCCATCGGGGAATCCCTGGCCGAGATCACCCGCTGCGCCAACGTCTGTCGCTTCTACGCCGACCACGGCCCGGCCATGCTCGCCCCCGAGACCCCCGAGGGCGCTCCCCAGGGCGCGCGCATCGTGCACGAGCCCCTGGGCATCGTGCTGGCGGTGATGCCCTGGAACTTCCCCTTCTGGCAGGTGTTGCGCGCGGCGGCCCCGGCGTTGCTGGCGGGCAACGCCTTCCTGTGCAAGCACGCCCCCTCGGTGACGGGTTGCTCCCTGGCCCTGGAGGAGGCGCTTTCCGGCGTGGGCATGTCCGACGGGCTCTACCGCGCCCTGGTGGTGCGCGACGAACGCGTGGCCGCCGTGGTGGAGGACCCGCGCGTGCGCGCCGTGAGCCTCACCGGCTCGCGCCGGGCCGGAGCGGCCGTGGCCGAGGCCGCCGGGCGCGCCGTGAAGAAGTGCGTGCTGGAGCTTGGCGGGTCCGACCCCTTCATCGTGCTGGCAGACGCCGACCTGGACCTTGCCGTGCACACCGCCGTGGGCGCGCGCTTCTACAACGCGGGCCAGACCTGCATATCGGCCAAGCGCTTCCTGGTGGACCGCCAGGTGGTCCGGGAGTTCGAGGAGCGCCTGACGCGCTCGGTGGGGCTGCTCAAGATGGGCGACCCCCTGCGACCCGAGACGCGCATCGGCCCCATGGCCCGGGCCGACCTGCGCGAGGCCCTGGACCGCCAGGTGCGGGGCTCCCTGGACATGGGCGCGCGCATGATCCTGGAGGGCGGCCCCGTGCCCGGGGAGGGCTTCTTCTACCGGCCCGCAGTGTTGGCCGGGGTGCGGCCGGGGATGCCGGTGTTCGAGGAGGAGGTCTTCGGCCCCGTGGCCAGCGTGACGAGCGTGGACGGCCCCGGCGAGGCCCTGCGCCTGGCCAACCAGACCCGCTACGGCCTGGGGGCCAGCGTCTGGACGCGCGACCTGGCCCTGGGGGCCAAGCTGGCCGGGAACATCGAGGCCGGGAACGTGGCCGTGAACACGCTGCTCAAGAGCGACCCGCGCCTGCCCTTCGGCGGGGTGAAGGACTCGGGCTACGGCCGGGAGCTGGGCCGCTCGGGGCTGCTGGAGTTCGTCAACGCCAAGGTGCTGCGCCTGCCCCCGGGGGCGTGA
- a CDS encoding SDH family Clp fold serine proteinase, producing the protein MPSWNRVLEQIASYNQGAAALDSVRREYLQRLHEKTGRNLIGYYSGWLQKPNLQGVEITDLDMNGFMNAVHGLDRSKGLDLILHTPGGSINATESIVDYLRRMFGTDIRAIIPQLAMSAGTMIACSCKSILMGKQSSIGPIDPQFGFISAKGVKDEFERAMREVKEDPSRAEIWRVIIEKYHPTFIAQCENACRWSEELVRDWLESNMFAGEPNAHALAKEVTDELVRFGHQINHGKHLSVDDARSKIGLTVEQLEDDQELQDLVLTVHHAYMHTLSNSPAIKITENHLGAAIVERIR; encoded by the coding sequence ATGCCCAGTTGGAATCGGGTTCTTGAGCAGATTGCCTCCTACAACCAGGGGGCTGCCGCGCTGGACTCGGTCCGCCGGGAGTATCTCCAGCGTCTGCATGAAAAGACTGGACGGAACCTCATCGGCTATTATTCCGGCTGGCTGCAAAAGCCGAACCTACAGGGGGTGGAGATCACCGACCTGGACATGAACGGCTTCATGAACGCCGTCCACGGGTTGGATCGATCCAAGGGGCTCGACCTGATCCTGCATACGCCGGGCGGGAGCATCAACGCCACGGAGTCCATAGTGGACTACCTTCGCCGGATGTTCGGAACCGACATCCGGGCCATCATCCCTCAACTGGCCATGTCGGCCGGGACAATGATCGCCTGCTCGTGCAAGTCCATCCTCATGGGGAAACAATCCAGCATCGGACCGATCGATCCTCAGTTCGGGTTCATCTCCGCCAAGGGAGTGAAGGACGAATTCGAGCGCGCGATGCGGGAGGTCAAGGAAGACCCTTCGCGGGCTGAAATATGGCGGGTGATCATCGAAAAATACCATCCTACGTTCATCGCCCAGTGTGAGAACGCGTGCAGATGGTCGGAAGAACTGGTCAGGGACTGGCTCGAGTCCAACATGTTCGCTGGCGAGCCCAATGCGCATGCACTGGCGAAAGAAGTCACGGACGAACTGGTGCGCTTTGGGCATCAGATCAACCATGGTAAGCACTTATCCGTCGATGACGCACGCAGCAAGATCGGCCTGACCGTGGAACAATTGGAGGACGATCAGGAACTGCAAGACCTGGTGCTGACCGTGCACCATGCCTACATGCACACCTTGTCCAACTCTCCCGCCATCAAGATCACGGAAAATCACCTTGGCGCGGCCATCGTGGAAAGGATCAGGTAA
- a CDS encoding ABC transporter ATP-binding protein: MTPCLEFRDVRKAYRVRRGLLGRVALVHAVDGVDLRVAPGETVGLVGESGCGKSTLARLATGLAPPTSGSVLLEGRDLNADPALQSEMPEIVQMVFQDPVSSLDPRMRVGRSVAEGLEARGVGDKASRRERVAELFAMVGLSPSQAENYPHQFSGGQRQRVAIARALALNPRLVVLDEPVSALDVSIQAQVINILEDLKQRLGLTYLFISHDLAVVSHLSDRVAVMRRGRLVELAPAAALYAAPLHPYTRLLLDAVPDPHGRARPETGAGQPADPGDAPTGCPHAPHCAKAREACAETPPPWREAGPGRFVRCHAP; the protein is encoded by the coding sequence GTGACGCCCTGCCTGGAATTCCGCGACGTGCGCAAGGCCTACCGCGTGCGCCGGGGCCTGCTGGGCCGCGTCGCCCTGGTGCACGCCGTGGACGGCGTGGACCTCCGCGTGGCCCCGGGCGAGACCGTGGGCCTGGTGGGCGAATCCGGGTGCGGCAAGTCCACCCTGGCGCGCCTGGCCACGGGGCTCGCGCCGCCCACGTCGGGCTCGGTGCTCCTGGAGGGGCGCGACCTGAACGCGGACCCCGCCCTCCAGTCGGAGATGCCCGAGATCGTCCAGATGGTCTTCCAGGACCCCGTCTCCTCCCTGGACCCGCGCATGCGCGTGGGCCGCTCCGTGGCCGAAGGCCTGGAGGCCCGGGGCGTGGGGGACAAGGCCTCGCGCCGGGAGCGCGTGGCCGAACTTTTCGCCATGGTGGGGCTCTCGCCCTCCCAGGCGGAGAACTACCCGCACCAGTTCTCGGGCGGGCAGCGCCAGCGGGTGGCCATCGCCCGCGCACTGGCCCTGAACCCCCGGCTGGTGGTGCTCGACGAGCCGGTCTCGGCCCTGGACGTGTCCATCCAGGCCCAGGTGATCAACATCCTGGAAGACCTGAAGCAGCGCCTGGGGCTCACCTACCTCTTCATCTCCCACGACCTGGCCGTGGTGAGCCACCTCTCCGACCGCGTGGCCGTGATGCGCCGGGGACGCCTGGTGGAGCTGGCCCCGGCGGCGGCCCTTTACGCCGCGCCGCTTCACCCGTATACACGCCTGCTCCTGGACGCCGTGCCCGACCCCCACGGCAGGGCGCGCCCGGAGACCGGAGCGGGCCAGCCCGCGGACCCCGGCGACGCCCCCACGGGCTGCCCGCACGCGCCACACTGCGCCAAGGCCCGCGAGGCCTGCGCCGAAACGCCGCCGCCCTGGCGCGAGGCCGGGCCGGGCCGCTTCGTGCGCTGCCACGCCCCATGA
- a CDS encoding ABC transporter ATP-binding protein — protein sequence MHPLLALDGLGVAFDTPLGPAPAVDSVSFALEKGESLGLVGESGCGKTVLSLAVLGLVPPPGRVTGGRILFEGRDLLTLGPEALRGVRGAGIGMVFQEPMTSLNPVMRVGFQTAEPLMLHKGLDKARALERAAELFAQVGLPDPGRVLRAYPHELSGGMRQRVMIAMALACEPRLLIADEPTTALDVTIQKQILELLASLARERGLSMLLISHNLGVVARTCARAGVMYAGRLVELSPVEALFERPLHPYSQGLLASLPRLGERHRLTPVAGAVPPIHGLPPGCHFHPRCPSAFEPCRREAPPAFAPEPGRAVRCWLHAPEARP from the coding sequence ATGCACCCCCTGCTCGCCCTCGACGGCCTCGGCGTGGCCTTCGACACCCCCCTCGGCCCGGCCCCTGCCGTGGACTCCGTGAGCTTCGCCCTGGAAAAGGGCGAATCCCTGGGCCTGGTGGGCGAATCGGGCTGCGGCAAGACCGTGCTCTCCCTGGCGGTGCTGGGGCTCGTGCCGCCTCCCGGGCGCGTCACGGGAGGGCGCATCCTCTTCGAGGGGCGCGACCTGCTCACCCTGGGCCCCGAGGCGCTGCGCGGCGTGCGCGGCGCGGGCATCGGCATGGTGTTCCAGGAGCCCATGACGTCGCTCAACCCCGTGATGCGCGTGGGCTTCCAGACGGCCGAGCCGCTCATGCTCCACAAGGGCCTGGACAAGGCCCGCGCACTGGAGCGCGCGGCGGAACTCTTCGCCCAGGTGGGCCTGCCCGATCCCGGGCGCGTGCTGCGGGCCTACCCCCACGAACTCTCGGGCGGCATGCGCCAGCGGGTGATGATCGCCATGGCCCTGGCCTGCGAGCCCAGGCTCCTCATCGCGGACGAGCCCACCACGGCCCTGGACGTGACCATCCAGAAACAGATCCTGGAGCTTCTGGCCTCCCTGGCCCGGGAGCGGGGGCTTTCCATGCTGCTCATCAGCCACAACCTGGGCGTGGTGGCCCGCACCTGCGCCCGCGCCGGGGTGATGTACGCGGGCAGGCTGGTGGAGCTCTCCCCCGTGGAGGCCCTCTTCGAGCGCCCGCTCCACCCCTATTCGCAGGGGCTGCTGGCCTCTCTGCCCAGACTGGGCGAGCGCCACCGGCTCACCCCCGTGGCCGGGGCCGTGCCGCCCATCCACGGCCTGCCCCCGGGCTGCCACTTCCACCCGCGCTGCCCCAGCGCCTTCGAGCCCTGCCGCCGGGAGGCCCCGCCCGCCTTCGCCCCCGAGCCGGGCCGCGCCGTGCGCTGCTGGCTCCACGCCCCGGAGGCGCGCCCGTGA